A segment of the Pseudomonas serboccidentalis genome:
GTGGCCGGCGAAGGCACTGCTGCACTCGGCGGTGGTCTGGGTGGTGCGCTGGGTAATGTCGTTGGCCAGAAAATGGGCGGCAGCACCGGCGCAGCGATTGGTGCCGGTGTCGCAGGCGCGGCGGGCAGTGCGATGGCTGCCGGTAAGGGTAGCCGGACTAAAGCGGCCATCGGTGGTGGTGTCGGCGCGGCCGGTGGTTCGGTGATCGGCAACAGCCTGGGTGGCAAGAACGGCGCGACCATTGGCGCCGGTCTCGGCGGTGCAGCCGGTGGTGCTGTTGGCGCCAACCTGTCCAAAGGTCACAAGCGTCACTGATAGCGAACGCTTGTCAGAAAAAGCCCGGCTCGATGCCGGGCTTTTTCATGGCTGAACGTTTTCCCGAAAAATGTCTCCAATTTGACATAGGCCCTATGGGCATAATGTCCCGATTCGGGAACTGTGAGGTTCAAATGCGTTTGTCATTGTCTGCACTGTTTTTCGGATTATTGATCGCTCAAGGCGCGATGGCCGCCGGAGATGGCAGCGCCGCCGTGGGTGGCGGACTGGGCGGTGTGCTCGGTAATGTGGTCGGTGGCCAGCTCGGCGGCAGCACCGGTGCGGCGGTCGGCGCGGGTGTCGGTGGCGCGGCGGGTAGCGCGGTCGGCGCGAATAAACACAATCGCACGGAAGCCGCCATTGGTGGTGGTCTCGGCGCAGCCGGTGGTTCAGTGATCGGCAACAGCCTGGGCGGCTCCACCGGCTCAGCCATCGGTGCAGGATTGGGCGGCGCGGCCGGTGGTGCGGTGGGCAACAACCTGGGTGACGACGGCGGGAAGGGGCATTCCGGCGGTGGACACAAGCACAACAAGTACAAACATAAAAACCGCCATCATTGATTGAACATCGAAAAGAAACCCGGCCTGGCGCCGGGTTTTTCGTGTCTGGCGGTCTGACGCTGGAACGATTGGCCGTGGAGCTTTTCGAACGTTATACAACCCACCAGACGCAGAGGTTTGCCATGACCCCCGAAACTGAAGGCAAGGAAGAAAAAGGCCCGAGTGGTCTGCCGTATATCAATGATCCGGGGAATGAGGATCCGGGGTCGCTGATGGATGATGCGACGGTGCCGTTAAATGATGCGGATGAGGCTTTGGATGAGGATTATGAAGAGGATGAGGATGAGCAGTGATTGTTTGTTCTTTTGATCCTGCTTCGTAGTGATGCTTTTCGAGTCTTCAGGGCCTGCGGTTCTTTCAGGCCCTTTGGGAGGTGCGAGATGGGATGTGAGCAGAAGGACCACGATGTCTGTGATATGCCTGAGTACTACTTAAATAGCTGTGGAAGTTCCTCATTTGTCATTTGCAAACCTCGATTTCAATTCCCGGTTTTCGTAGAGTTTAAATATTCGCATTAATCTATTTCCTCTAACCCTCCAT
Coding sequences within it:
- a CDS encoding bacteriocin — protein: MRLTLPALVLGLLVAQGAVAGEGTAALGGGLGGALGNVVGQKMGGSTGAAIGAGVAGAAGSAMAAGKGSRTKAAIGGGVGAAGGSVIGNSLGGKNGATIGAGLGGAAGGAVGANLSKGHKRH
- a CDS encoding YMGG-like glycine zipper-containing protein, producing MRLSLSALFFGLLIAQGAMAAGDGSAAVGGGLGGVLGNVVGGQLGGSTGAAVGAGVGGAAGSAVGANKHNRTEAAIGGGLGAAGGSVIGNSLGGSTGSAIGAGLGGAAGGAVGNNLGDDGGKGHSGGGHKHNKYKHKNRHH